AGTATTCACTTTCATTATTTATTGAGATTTGAGAGTATTGCATGGGTGATTCATTTCCTTAGTTGACagttcaaaataataaaatgaccGAAAAACAGAATTCGGGTTCGGATCCGACCAGACCGCTTTTGCCCAAAGATGACGACCGGAATTCCACCGAACACGACGGTCGGAGAAACCGTTTCAGTCGCCGGAACTCTGTTAACTCCCTCAGATCCGCTTTCTTGTCCACGCTTCCTGATAAAGTCCGTTCTAACCTCGACTCTGAGTCTCCTTTCGATGCTGATTTCTCCAACGCCACTGCTTTAAGCCAAGgtcccctctctctctctctcaaaatcTATCAATCACTGTCGTCAGAGACACTGACACCTTGACACTGACACGTGGAGACCGATAGTAATgtaataaaatgacataattgaatTTAATGATATCATATGTCTCTGATGGTGTCGTGTCAGTGTTGGACGAGACATGTCTTCCATCAGAAGTGTCGGTGTTACATAGCTGgatatttatatgtatatatgtttatatatatatatatatatatgatgaagtttaatataataatttgtgaaCTTGTAGGAGAGAAAGAGTATTATGAAAAACAAATAGCTACTTTGAAATCATTTGAGGAAGTGGATACTGTGGTAGAATCTGACTGCATTGAGGATGATGATAAAGAGGAGCAGGCGAAACAAGAAAGAGCTATGAAGGTTTCAAATTATGCAAACATAGTTTTGTTGATATTGAAGGtatataatttatgttatatatttCATTAATTTCTTGTGTTAATTAAATTTCAAGTAGCTATTAATCACCGTGTGTGTTTGAAACTTTGAAAAGTTTTTCatgaaaaaagtgattttgaacttaatttgatttaattGGTATTGATTCTTTTACAATTGAGTTTAAACTAAAGGAATTTTGGTACTTTTAGTGTCAACCTTTTGTCATAGGACAAAAGCTACTTTTTGTCAGTTTTCGGTGAAATTAAAGTTTGAaagcaaaataaattttatggaaCAGTAACAAAACATCTAAAACATATGCAGTTGTCGTTATAGAAGATTCATTTTTAAACTTGTGACTTGTGAGAATCAATTACTTGAAATCTTTGGCTTTTTGGATTGTAGTCCTTTTgtgaaataagttttttttttagaaaaggaAAAGAACTTTTGTGAAttaagtaaaataataatatgcgTGTTGATGTGTAGACTTATGCGACGATAAGGAGTGGGTCAATAGCTATTGCAGCGTCAACTTTAGATTCTCTGCTCGATCTAATGGCTGGTGGGATACTTTGGTTCACTCACATAGCTATGAAGAACATAAATATCTATCAATATCCTATTGGAAAACTGAGGGTACAGCCAGTAGGCATAATTGTTTTTGCTGCTGTCATGGCCACACTTGGTGAGTCTAATTGACTTTAACATAAAATTTACACCGAAATTCCTTTGAGTTGAAGGGTGGATGATTTGGATTCTAACGGTGTAATTGTATACAATTCTTTTAGTACTTTTTGACAATATCGGTGTATTGACATTCTACGTTACATGATACATTGAATCGATTTTACTACAGGTTTTCAGGTATTGTTCACGGCTGTAAAACAACTAATAGAAAACAGTCCTGGCGAAAAAATGACAGCTGAGCAACTAATATGGTTGTACTCTATCATGATATTTGCAACTGTGGTGAAGCTTATACTCTGGTTTTACTGTAGAAGCTCAGGAAACAAGATTGTCCGTGCCTATGCAGATGTAAGTATCCCTCTCGTCAgtgatattttctttcttgaaTTAAGTCAAAGTACAacaattgaacaataaaaaaacaTGCCAAAATGCAGGATCACCACTTTGATGTCGTGACAAATGTAGTTGGATTAGTAGCGGCTATTCTTGGTGATAAATTTTACTGGTGGATTGATCCGGTAGGAGCTATTTTGCTTGCAATTTACACTATCACAAATTGGTCTCGCACTGTCATGGAAAATGCAGGTAATTTTCATCagaatttcaaacaaaaaaaaaaaaatgatacaacATGTAATTGGTTAGCATATAGTTCATTTGTTAGTCATTTGTCTGTGAATATAATTGTGTACCGATCCTGATTACCGTCTGTCTACCGATACCTTTCTTTACAGTTTCACTGGTGGGACAATCAGCACCTCCTGAAGTTTTGCAGAAGCTGACATATCTCGTTATAAGGCACCCTGGAATTAAACGTGTTGACACTGTCCGCGCATATACATTTGGCGTTTTATATTTTGTAGAGGTATGTTGAATTACACATAATCAACTAACCCCATTTACTCAAAAAAAGTCATACAAGACTAGACCTggtttaaaacaaataaatcatTTGGCATTCTCAATTAGTATTTGCAAAATACTGACATAAATCTAATATTATTGTTAATGGATCTAGTTAAGTTTCGTTATTCTGTAAGCTTTTATTGTATACATAATACTTGGAGTATCCATATTGCATTTTGAACGTACTTGTGACAAAATTGGTTTCTCTTACATGGTTAGCTTTGAATGTCGGTACATATATCTCTTACATAGTTaggataattttcttttatgggAATTTTTTCTTACAAAACTCTCATACCAATGTTCATGTATGCTATATTAATATAAATGCAGCTTTGAATTTCTTGATTTTATGCCTCATCATTTGGGTCTGATTTTGAGCAGGTAGACATTGAACTGCCAGAAGATTTACCCTTAAAAGAAGCACATGCCATTGGAGAGACTCTACAAATAAAGCTTGAGAAACTTCCAGAAGTTGAGCGAGCATTTGTTCATCTAGACTTTGAGTGTGACCACAAACCAGAGCACTCAGTTCTAAGTAAACTACCGAACAATCAGCCTTAAGCACGTTTCAACGTTTCGTGCATAAGAAGAAATGCACACACTTTTGTAATTGAGTCTTCACCAATGATTTCAAAGTGAAGATTGAAACTGTAAAAGAGAAGGATCCAGCTGTTTATTTATATGGAAGCTGATAAGGTAACCAAACTGTTGCTAGAATTCGAGTTACGTTTAATCCAAATACATTCTGTTGTAGTTCTATTAGTTTCATTAGTTCTTTTATAGTTCATTTTGGAATCACACACAGTGTATTTAAGGCTACTTGTTGTGTTGTACTTGTATcctta
This portion of the Trifolium pratense cultivar HEN17-A07 linkage group LG3, ARS_RC_1.1, whole genome shotgun sequence genome encodes:
- the LOC123914494 gene encoding metal tolerance protein 4-like; its protein translation is MTEKQNSGSDPTRPLLPKDDDRNSTEHDGRRNRFSRRNSVNSLRSAFLSTLPDKVRSNLDSESPFDADFSNATALSQGEKEYYEKQIATLKSFEEVDTVVESDCIEDDDKEEQAKQERAMKVSNYANIVLLILKTYATIRSGSIAIAASTLDSLLDLMAGGILWFTHIAMKNINIYQYPIGKLRVQPVGIIVFAAVMATLGFQVLFTAVKQLIENSPGEKMTAEQLIWLYSIMIFATVVKLILWFYCRSSGNKIVRAYADDHHFDVVTNVVGLVAAILGDKFYWWIDPVGAILLAIYTITNWSRTVMENAVSLVGQSAPPEVLQKLTYLVIRHPGIKRVDTVRAYTFGVLYFVEVDIELPEDLPLKEAHAIGETLQIKLEKLPEVERAFVHLDFECDHKPEHSVLSKLPNNQP